The DNA region AAAATTGCTGTAAATCCAGGATCCTGAAAAAAGGCTGTTTATTTGTGTGTGAGGCGGGTGTTCCCTTAAATACTCTGACACGGTTACAGTCTTAATCCCGTCTGCCCTGCTTAAACTTTCATAAAGACAGAAAAGAAAATCCCTGCCGTCATTTCTGTAATATTCCCAGGCGTTTTCCCCGTCAAGTATTACTGAGACAAGAAAAGGCCTGTCTTTTGGCAGGGAATTTTTTATTTTGTACAGCCTGTCAATAAAGTTATCTGCCGCCTTTCTTGCATCCCACCCTGAATAAACAAAACCGATAAGGTCTGACAGTGTGTGGTCCCTGAAGATTATTGATAAGCCGTCTCCTACAGTGTAAGGCTTATAAAGTTTCTGAGGTTCCTTTACCATGCCTGAAATATCCCTTAGATGAATTCCGAGGGATGCGGCAAGGATTCCTTCGTCGGTTGCAATCCATTTGATCCCTTCGTTTTTTATTGTCTTGAGGATATCCGGGCTGACCGAGCCTTCTGACGGCCACAGGCCTTCAGGCTTAAATCCAAAAATCTTTTCAAAATACTCAACTGCCATTTTGACCTGCGCTGCCGCGTCCTCCGGATGCGAAAAGACAAACTGAGGAAGTTTAATGTCAGGCATGGCCACCTTGGCGGAATTTGTATTATAAAGAAGAGGCAGTATCGGATGATAAAAGGGGGATGTTGATATTTCAATCTGCCCTTTGCCGTGCATTCTTTTGTATTCCGGGATTATGAGTTTCAACATGTCAACCTGCATTTTTAGGAGAAGTTCTTTTTCTTCTTCGGTGAAGTTTCTGCCTTTACCGGCAAGTTCTTTCAGGAACGGCTGCTTCTCCATGAATATGGGGTCAAACCAGCAGAGGTTAAAGAGCACCTGAAGGTCCAGGAAATCCTGTGTTGAAAAATACCTCATGACTTTTTTAAATTCATCCTTTGAGATTGTTCTACCTCTTTTAGAAAGCAGTTCGTAATACCGCGGCAGGGGGGCTATCATGTTTTCCCAGTTAGCGAAGAAGAAATCAGAGAGCATAGTGGTCCTTTGCGACTCTGTAAGGGCCTCTGCAGGCACCTTGCTTATTTCAAGGAAATTGTCTGAAGCGCCGCCCTCCGTATAATCTAAAATCTGTTCTATCAGCGACGGAA from Nitrospirota bacterium includes:
- a CDS encoding glycoside hydrolase, yielding MSSSPLYVSFLWHMHQPYYKNPFTGVYRLPWVRLHGIKDYYDMAAILEDFPAVHQTFNLVPSLIEQILDYTEGGASDNFLEISKVPAEALTESQRTTMLSDFFFANWENMIAPLPRYYELLSKRGRTISKDEFKKVMRYFSTQDFLDLQVLFNLCWFDPIFMEKQPFLKELAGKGRNFTEEEKELLLKMQVDMLKLIIPEYKRMHGKGQIEISTSPFYHPILPLLYNTNSAKVAMPDIKLPQFVFSHPEDAAAQVKMAVEYFEKIFGFKPEGLWPSEGSVSPDILKTIKNEGIKWIATDEGILAASLGIHLRDISGMVKEPQKLYKPYTVGDGLSIIFRDHTLSDLIGFVYSGWDARKAADNFIDRLYKIKNSLPKDRPFLVSVILDGENAWEYYRNDGRDFLFCLYESLSRADGIKTVTVSEYLREHPPHTQINSLFSGSWIYSNFAIWIGHEEDNLAWDALYEARESLAAHQQLHPEADLKEAWQAIYIAEGSDWCWWYGDEHVTETQEEFDELFRANLMKVYKLIGKEIPPKLSIPILREDRSVKPTVAIRGFITPKIDGEITSYYEWLHSAYMETKKIGGTMHRAEAFISNIFYGFDLNNLYLRTDAANSLIEISKGITFSFHFLKPVQTRLDVIVTDKIKAVFFNRVQNEWKQLQELETAAINDIMEIALPFALLGAKEGDEVAFILSVLKDGSELERWPCRGCIALEVPGSRFEAMMWQ